One window of the Labilibaculum sp. genome contains the following:
- a CDS encoding LamG domain-containing protein gives MKLFKNILIVMIALVFATACDEGIDPITAVKPGVDETAPVIKINYPTEGTTIKVLDLVTSIDIDIKVTDDIEIGSISVLMDGTEIAGFTTFTDYRIALEKFNYDNVNTGDHIMTVIATDLEGKSTTSSVNFSKEPPYTPLFEGELFYMPFDGDYYELVNIVQATKIGSPGFAGESIIGTDSYSGTTDSYLTYPIASMLTPEFTAAFWYKVNPSPDRAGILVIGNDTPENRNQGFRLFREGNGAEQRIKLNVGIGTAEVWNNGDVIDVAAGEWVHIAFTISQTQCTIFFNGVEMSSSPLTAAIDWTGCETLTIGSGGETFSYWDHKSDGSAMDELRLFNKALTADEIQDMINVTNPYQPKYGETFYMPFDGNNTDLISYNDATVVGTTGFAGESALGSDAFAGATDSYLTFPIEGLFGEEFSTVFWYKVNPDPDRAGILVVGNNIPENRNQGFRLFREGSATEQRIKLNVGTETAEVWNDGGVIDATAGEWIQIAVTVSLTKSTIYFNGVEMLSSDLSKGIDWTGCTTMTIGAGGETFSYWNHLSDSSYLDELRVFNTALSQEEIQTIYDAEK, from the coding sequence ATGAAATTATTTAAAAATATACTAATTGTAATGATTGCTCTCGTATTTGCTACGGCATGCGACGAAGGAATTGATCCGATTACAGCAGTGAAACCAGGAGTGGATGAAACTGCACCTGTAATCAAAATAAACTACCCTACTGAAGGAACAACGATTAAAGTCCTTGACTTGGTAACATCAATTGATATTGATATTAAAGTAACAGATGATATTGAAATTGGAAGCATATCTGTGCTAATGGATGGAACTGAGATAGCCGGTTTTACTACATTTACTGATTATCGAATTGCTCTTGAAAAATTTAACTATGACAATGTAAATACAGGAGATCACATTATGACTGTGATCGCTACTGATCTGGAAGGTAAAAGTACCACATCCTCGGTAAATTTCTCAAAAGAACCTCCATACACTCCACTATTTGAAGGTGAATTGTTTTATATGCCATTTGATGGTGACTATTATGAATTGGTTAACATTGTACAGGCAACTAAGATCGGATCTCCCGGTTTTGCCGGGGAAAGTATAATCGGAACGGATTCTTATTCGGGAACTACCGATTCTTATCTAACTTACCCAATTGCTTCAATGCTTACACCTGAATTTACTGCTGCATTCTGGTACAAGGTGAATCCATCGCCGGATCGCGCAGGTATTCTGGTTATTGGAAATGATACCCCTGAAAATCGTAATCAGGGATTCAGATTATTCCGGGAAGGAAATGGTGCCGAGCAAAGAATTAAGCTTAATGTTGGTATTGGTACTGCTGAAGTTTGGAATAATGGTGATGTTATTGACGTTGCCGCCGGAGAATGGGTACACATCGCCTTTACCATTTCACAAACGCAATGTACAATATTCTTTAACGGCGTTGAAATGAGCTCTTCTCCTTTGACTGCGGCTATTGATTGGACTGGATGCGAAACATTGACAATTGGTTCCGGAGGCGAAACATTTAGCTATTGGGATCACAAATCAGATGGAAGTGCTATGGATGAACTCCGTTTATTCAATAAAGCACTAACTGCAGACGAGATTCAAGATATGATTAATGTTACCAATCCATACCAGCCAAAATACGGTGAAACATTTTATATGCCTTTCGATGGAAACAATACCGATTTAATTAGCTACAATGACGCCACAGTAGTAGGTACAACAGGTTTTGCAGGCGAAAGTGCACTTGGAAGTGATGCTTTTGCAGGAGCCACTGATTCTTACCTTACTTTTCCTATCGAAGGGCTGTTTGGAGAAGAGTTTAGTACTGTATTTTGGTATAAAGTAAACCCTGATCCGGACCGCGCTGGAATTCTTGTAGTTGGAAATAACATTCCCGAAAATCGCAACCAGGGCTTTAGATTGTTTCGGGAAGGAAGTGCAACCGAACAAAGAATAAAATTAAATGTTGGTACCGAAACAGCAGAAGTTTGGAATGATGGCGGTGTTATTGATGCAACTGCCGGCGAATGGATTCAAATTGCGGTTACTGTTTCTCTAACTAAAAGCACAATTTATTTCAATGGTGTGGAAATGTTATCCTCAGATCTTTCAAAAGGTATTGATTGGACTGGATGTACTACAATGACGATTGGTGCAGGAGGTGAAACTTTCAGTTACTGGAATCACTTATCCGATTCAAGTTACCTTGATGAATTACGTGTTTTTAATACGGCTCTTTCGCAGGAAGAAATTCAAACAATATATGATGCAGAGAAGTAA
- a CDS encoding RagB/SusD family nutrient uptake outer membrane protein, with the protein MKLFKYSIHITLVAATILFTAACDDKLDEPAENITIADSTDYSIAENMISPLIGLYAEFNNKGWESNPLMSIRGDDVNAGGLGDQQDFAETDLYNYNKDFWMYNSAWEGEYRDVITSHSAMEQIQLYTDETGNQSLGEQYIAEAKTIRGWILFNISRTWGNILVPTSSDPTELLVAGITSKNDVMQHIADQMDEAIPFLPDMNPNERTDIRGGVTKYTALAIKALANLELKNYQAVADATSQIISSGKFSLEADFYELFKIPGKLNNENLLEMQYSDFGQASGDSKSYLFEFFGPQSWTPKVEGAGSGWGFWEPSLKYIKFMLDRGETVRLETSVLFTDRGIAEIQKDPNYATLPAWVSNTTRSGDVINDYARALFASGKHYLPSDQLTPGRTTYGTNKNFTCIRYAEILLMHAEAITQGASSTSLSADAAVNLVRKRAGLTAISGVTNAQVMDEKFAELAMEWGTRFFDMVRLEKYNELSYEGRTFNADLIYLPYPQNQVDLLPVLKGSN; encoded by the coding sequence ATGAAACTATTTAAATATTCTATTCATATCACCCTTGTTGCAGCTACAATTTTGTTTACTGCTGCCTGTGATGACAAATTAGACGAACCTGCCGAGAATATTACCATTGCAGACAGCACTGATTATTCAATTGCCGAAAATATGATTTCACCCTTAATCGGTCTTTATGCTGAATTCAACAATAAAGGCTGGGAATCAAATCCATTAATGTCCATCCGGGGAGATGATGTTAACGCTGGTGGTTTAGGCGATCAACAAGATTTTGCCGAGACTGACTTATACAATTACAACAAAGATTTTTGGATGTACAATTCTGCCTGGGAAGGTGAATACCGAGATGTGATCACTTCTCACAGTGCAATGGAGCAAATTCAATTGTATACTGATGAAACAGGAAATCAAAGTCTAGGCGAACAGTACATTGCTGAAGCAAAAACAATTCGTGGCTGGATTCTTTTCAACATATCCCGAACATGGGGAAATATTCTAGTTCCAACGAGTTCAGACCCTACAGAATTATTGGTTGCAGGTATCACATCAAAAAATGATGTGATGCAGCATATTGCCGATCAAATGGACGAAGCAATTCCTTTCTTACCGGATATGAATCCGAATGAAAGAACTGATATTCGCGGCGGTGTTACTAAATACACTGCACTTGCAATTAAAGCGCTTGCCAATTTGGAGTTAAAAAATTATCAGGCAGTTGCTGATGCCACTTCGCAAATTATCAGTTCCGGTAAATTTAGTTTAGAAGCTGATTTTTACGAGCTATTTAAAATTCCCGGGAAGCTAAACAATGAGAATTTATTGGAAATGCAATATTCTGACTTTGGACAAGCTTCAGGAGATAGCAAAAGTTACCTGTTCGAATTCTTTGGACCGCAAAGCTGGACTCCAAAAGTTGAAGGAGCCGGCAGTGGTTGGGGTTTTTGGGAACCTAGCTTAAAGTACATCAAATTCATGCTTGACAGAGGTGAAACTGTTCGTCTGGAAACCAGTGTATTATTTACAGACAGAGGCATTGCTGAAATTCAAAAAGATCCGAACTATGCAACACTTCCTGCATGGGTTTCAAACACAACCCGATCAGGAGATGTAATTAATGATTATGCCCGTGCACTTTTTGCCAGTGGCAAGCACTATTTACCATCAGATCAACTTACACCTGGACGTACGACATACGGTACAAACAAAAACTTCACCTGCATTCGTTATGCAGAAATCCTGTTAATGCACGCCGAAGCAATAACTCAAGGCGCATCAAGCACATCACTATCTGCAGATGCTGCGGTAAATTTAGTTCGAAAAAGAGCTGGTTTAACAGCAATCTCAGGAGTTACAAATGCACAGGTTATGGATGAGAAATTTGCTGAGTTAGCCATGGAATGGGGAACACGCTTTTTCGATATGGTTCGTCTTGAAAAATACAACGAGCTAAGCTACGAAGGAAGAACCTTTAACGCCGATTTGATTTATTTACCATATCCTCAAAATCAAGTTGATTTACTTCCAGTCTTAAAAGGCAGCAACTAA
- a CDS encoding TonB-dependent receptor — protein MRLLLSNLILLLFSISVFAQSSTNITGIVTDQSEMPLIGVTVFVKGTTSGTVTDIDGSYSIEALSNATLVYSFIGMKTQEIPVNNQTLINVSLLESTTGLDEVVVIGYGKMSVKDLTSSITTVKSEDLVKTPSGNVMQSLQGKVAGLQVISSGAPGESPTIRLRGIGSYPGHGNEGPLYVVDGVFYDNIDFLNTADIESTSVLKDASAAAIYGVRAANGVVLIETKSGKRNQKAQINYNGYYGYQVAQNVLKMANAEQYTNMALESGSAADEQFILNAMQRYGRSRINPNVPNVNTDWYDEIMRTAAIQNHSLSVSGGNENTTYSIGTSFFTQEGVLNMKNEYERFNLRSKIDFQANEWFTIGGNIILSNSTKYEPESAAWNVAYFAVPIMPVYDELNTAASPTRYASAEDLGYRGGKNPFPTMDLSENRIRTKKVLANFYAKLDLIPKKLNFKTTYSQDFTSQEGRFVDLAYFVSTNFKRTDDSVQKNSQTTTNQTWDNILTYTDSFGGHNFTLMAGSSYRDETWNYLSATGLNFPSGLEENWYISKSKSKPSDSVNDDGRKQYGMSYFGRMSYNFNNKYLLYGTMRADGSSKYQEKWGYFPTVGAGWVISEENFMKDVEFIDFLKFRASWGKLGNNKIAASDGANSTNVVTTAIDGVLVSGTTTSSTYSSLKWEVTEETNFGVTTTLLANRLSVDADYYIRDTKNAVIDVTNPLIGGTVRKNVGEIRNSGFELALSWSDNITKDLKYSIGANISTLKNEVRDLFGQPYIDGGQAEFRQRSIVGEPLLAFFGREVVGVYQNEAEVAADPVAVENGLAPGDLKYKDQNKDGKIDDDDRVVLGSYFPNFMYGANLGITYKNWEFTMNILGQTGNKILNRKRGELIWTNDGNIDADLAKNRWHGEGTSNKYPSSAGLRKGWNQKMSDYFVEDGSYFRIQNIQIAYNLTQKVMFGVKVPEARISFTADRPLTVFSYNGFNPEVENGIDTQTYPIPAVYTLGLNVNF, from the coding sequence ATGAGATTACTATTATCTAACCTAATTCTTTTGTTGTTTTCTATATCTGTATTTGCACAAAGCAGTACTAATATTACAGGTATAGTTACAGACCAATCTGAAATGCCATTAATTGGTGTTACCGTATTTGTTAAAGGAACCACTTCTGGAACCGTAACAGATATTGATGGGAGCTACAGCATTGAAGCTTTAAGCAATGCTACACTCGTTTACAGTTTTATAGGTATGAAAACACAGGAAATTCCTGTAAATAATCAAACCTTGATTAATGTATCTTTACTTGAATCTACCACAGGTCTGGATGAAGTTGTTGTTATTGGATACGGAAAGATGAGCGTAAAAGATCTAACGTCATCAATAACCACTGTAAAATCTGAAGACTTGGTTAAAACTCCTTCTGGTAACGTTATGCAATCGTTACAGGGGAAAGTTGCCGGACTTCAGGTTATTAGTTCCGGGGCTCCGGGTGAATCACCAACCATACGCCTTCGTGGTATTGGTTCTTATCCCGGACATGGCAACGAAGGACCTTTGTATGTTGTTGATGGAGTATTTTACGACAACATCGATTTTTTAAATACGGCTGATATTGAATCAACCTCAGTACTTAAAGATGCGTCAGCGGCAGCTATTTATGGAGTGCGGGCTGCAAATGGAGTTGTATTAATTGAAACCAAATCCGGTAAACGAAATCAAAAAGCCCAAATTAATTACAATGGCTATTACGGATATCAAGTGGCTCAGAATGTATTGAAAATGGCGAATGCTGAACAATACACAAATATGGCCTTAGAATCAGGATCGGCGGCAGATGAACAATTCATATTAAATGCGATGCAGCGATACGGCAGAAGTCGTATAAATCCAAATGTACCAAACGTAAATACAGATTGGTATGACGAAATTATGCGCACTGCAGCTATTCAAAACCATAGTTTAAGTGTATCCGGAGGTAACGAGAATACGACTTACTCAATTGGAACAAGTTTCTTTACCCAGGAAGGTGTTTTGAATATGAAGAATGAGTATGAACGTTTTAACCTTCGTTCAAAAATTGACTTTCAGGCAAATGAATGGTTCACAATTGGTGGCAATATTATATTGAGTAATTCGACCAAATATGAACCCGAATCGGCAGCTTGGAATGTGGCTTATTTTGCGGTACCAATTATGCCTGTTTACGATGAACTAAATACTGCTGCAAGCCCAACAAGATATGCGAGTGCTGAAGACTTAGGGTATCGGGGAGGTAAAAACCCATTTCCAACGATGGATTTAAGTGAAAATCGCATTAGAACAAAAAAAGTACTTGCAAATTTCTATGCTAAACTGGACCTTATACCAAAAAAATTAAATTTCAAAACAACTTACAGTCAGGATTTTACTTCGCAGGAAGGACGATTTGTTGATCTTGCTTATTTTGTCAGCACTAATTTTAAGCGTACTGATGACTCAGTTCAAAAAAACTCTCAAACTACAACAAACCAAACCTGGGATAATATTTTAACCTATACTGACAGCTTTGGAGGACACAACTTTACACTTATGGCTGGATCATCTTACAGAGATGAAACCTGGAATTATCTTAGTGCAACCGGTTTAAATTTCCCATCTGGACTTGAAGAAAACTGGTACATTAGTAAATCAAAGAGTAAACCATCTGATAGTGTTAATGATGACGGAAGAAAACAGTATGGTATGTCCTATTTTGGAAGAATGTCTTATAATTTCAACAACAAATATTTACTCTACGGAACCATGAGAGCGGATGGCAGCTCAAAGTATCAGGAAAAATGGGGTTATTTCCCAACTGTTGGTGCTGGTTGGGTTATTTCAGAAGAAAACTTCATGAAGGATGTAGAATTTATTGATTTTTTAAAATTTCGTGCAAGTTGGGGTAAACTGGGAAATAATAAAATCGCGGCCAGCGATGGTGCTAACTCAACCAATGTTGTAACGACTGCAATTGATGGTGTTTTAGTTTCCGGTACAACAACCTCGAGTACCTACTCTTCTCTTAAATGGGAGGTTACCGAAGAAACAAACTTTGGTGTTACGACAACTCTTCTTGCTAACAGACTATCTGTAGATGCTGATTATTATATCCGCGACACAAAAAATGCAGTTATAGATGTTACCAATCCTCTTATAGGAGGTACTGTAAGAAAAAATGTTGGTGAAATCAGAAACTCAGGATTCGAGCTGGCTTTGAGTTGGAGTGATAATATTACGAAAGATTTAAAATACTCAATCGGAGCAAACATTTCCACTCTTAAAAACGAAGTAAGGGATTTGTTTGGTCAGCCCTATATAGACGGCGGACAAGCAGAATTTCGTCAGCGTTCAATTGTTGGAGAACCATTATTGGCATTTTTCGGACGTGAGGTAGTTGGTGTTTATCAAAATGAGGCTGAAGTCGCCGCTGATCCTGTTGCCGTGGAAAATGGGTTGGCTCCCGGGGATTTAAAATACAAAGATCAAAACAAGGATGGAAAAATTGATGATGACGACAGAGTTGTTTTAGGCTCTTATTTTCCAAATTTCATGTACGGTGCAAATCTTGGTATAACTTACAAAAACTGGGAATTCACAATGAACATTTTAGGACAGACCGGAAACAAAATTTTGAATCGTAAACGCGGTGAATTAATCTGGACAAATGATGGAAACATAGATGCTGATCTGGCAAAAAACCGTTGGCATGGTGAAGGAACATCAAATAAATATCCTTCCTCTGCAGGATTAAGAAAAGGCTGGAACCAAAAGATGAGTGATTATTTTGTAGAAGATGGATCCTACTTCAGAATTCAAAACATTCAAATTGCTTACAATCTAACACAAAAGGTAATGTTTGGTGTAAAAGTTCCTGAAGCCAGAATTTCGTTCACTGCAGATCGTCCTTTAACTGTCTTTAGCTACAATGGATTTAATCCTGAAGTTGAAAATGGAATTGATACACAAACCTACCCTATCCCAGCAGTATATACACTTGGCTTAAATGTTAATTTTTAA